The genomic DNA aattggAAAAAACTTATAACTgacacaacttttttttactgataaaatctcttttttctaataaattatttatccgattaagtaattgtgtataaattttttaaatttaaaaactcactatacaaaattaaacaaccataaaaatattttaacatttaaaacgGTAGTTTTATTAATGCCGACGAGATACTATGCATAATTACAAagagaattattaatttatgagtataatattaaaaagtaaaataattttaaaagtgtaCAAAAGATCATAGATGAATATTGAAtagatttttcataattaGCTAGTTATGTAAAGGTATAGTATATTGAATGTGAGAATCTTATAATCTTCGATCACGTAATTATTAGCCGGCTTATCTAAAGTAAAGGATGTAATCCTAGAAAACAATGAGCCCATACATgatactattaaaatttttattagagttaataGCGATATTATGTCtcaaacaaattttcatttcgtCCTTGTGCtcgttaaattattaatttatctttagttagtatacatatatatatatatatatatatatacactccCTCGATAAGTAAACCTACATATTATTGAATCACAAGAAGAGACTTTCAGCATCGCCATATAAAGATCAGTGTGAGACTCTAGCTCGCAATGACGATAGacaacttttattatattaatctCCCTTTTTCTGCCGACTTTTAGacacttatttatatactaaacaatgttttataaatatatatatatataaagtaacaTTATTTACTTTCAGTGGAAACTTATCTCAGTCCAGTGGAAACTCATTGTATGAATGTTGACTATTTCATCCCAGATGGAGAAAATGAAACAAGAGGATTTTCAGAAGATGCCATGACCCGACTTcgtatgttttaattttatataaattatatgtagGGAagagtggggcaaaatgagacatcatattttttataaatgtgtAGGTTGAAATGAGACACcattttttaacaaacaaaatttttaggaaatgttcatatataatctCTAGAAAAAGTATCGGGTAAAATTATTCTTGAGTAATACGAGTCGTATTATACGActattttagaattttggtcgacaaaaattttttcgtatttttttttcaaaaatttatcaaaaaattaaggtAAGAGACAGTATCCGATTACTCATgcatttttatatctatatttactaaattttactaagtaTAGGTATACAgatacatggagtgatcagGTACTAGATCTTTGGCcttatatcaaaaatattttttttttttaaagttcatttTACCCTCAAGCCAACTCTTTTTTGCcgatttgtaataaaataattcagatctcgtgaaaaaaaaaggttaagAAAGCGTTGAATATTTCCAACTTCAAAACGTGATACAACGACGAGCcttttttgaacattttttacatttttgaaaatttaagagaaaaatcagatttatttaatactattAAAACACGCTCATAAAAAAcgttacacggaaaaaaatgaactatataaattgagaatgacaagtgatataatgataaagtggtcagtaaataccatcattctaaatagtaattttttcatttatgattaaaatgtgaataattacaggattagtacactgagagaaaaaaaaaattaaatccaaGTAACCATGTTTACTTAACTCATAATActgaaaacaagaaaaaatttactacatcgaagtataatatttcttatctttataacaattgtttgaatctactcataaatttctacagacaatgcatttttactaaaattaagaaaatatttacttggcactatttaagtaaaataatacttaaatcaagaaattttacttggaaatatacacttttttctctcagtgtatgaaaatttattgtctatataagaaaaattactatttgaaatttaaaggtcgtaactgatacttaaaaaaaagatgacacgtattataaaatttactatttgaatgttaaaatttcccatattgacaaccgggttccgggttataatttcaaatagtaatttttaaagttcatttttttctgtgttgaaaaatagttcaaaatcaattttttctggaaaaaaataaaaatttatcacttttaatggagtcaaaaaaaatttacaaaagtcttaaaacgttaatttataatattaagtCAATTGTTTTTGCCTTtgtattttcagaattttgaaaatcgtttGAAAAGTTCGTGattgtgtcacgttttgaaatttcaatttttttctacacgaGAATAaacacgaaaaattttttttttgggtcaaaattttgaaatcgtttTATTTGGGATGACCAACTCAGCTCTACTATTTTTTCTAGAGACTGTAGATAAacatttactataaaaaattattggtgtctcattttaccccacttctgcctatatatatacatacatatatttaatatttacactttagccctggaaattttctatttacacagacttaaaatttattctctaAAATCACATGAATTTGTCTTTacataaaacaaaacaaactaaatataaattttctaaaaacacaattgaatcgtttatttgagaaaccccataagtaaaaaaaacaaaatttttcaggaaacacaaaaaacatttttttggaaaaacttgacattaaaataataaacaaataattgaatacaatgatgttagcgtctctgaaaaagattccaacaagaaaaatttaattttttaactgaaactacttaaaaaaattatttaaagttgattgacttatggaGTTTCTaaaccaaacggaaaaaaagttataaaatcattgtttttttaaatgtttccactcaaattatttattacactgataaaatgaagtatgaaatatttatttgaactctgcaactcagaaattacaaaaaattataattaatttaaacattttaattagtcatataacaatcaacaataaaacaacattttaaattaatttcccaaaaaggcgcgaattttaaatttaaaaaaaaaatgatttctgtaaaactaaaactgtatatgtttatttgagtcattgacttataagttttctcaattaaatgaaattgctgtcaccccgttaatttttttttaaacgctaatttgatgcatattttgattgattttttatagagGGACATCCgaagaacccaaaaatgcaaaaaacccaatttcgtaaaaaacatgacttatggggtttctcaaataaacgattcaattaaattaccaataatatataactaaaatataaaaaaataactttacaGATATGGGAAGATCAATCATCGCTCTTTTTATTCTCGCATTCTTGGCCATTTTCGTAGCATTTTGGACGGGAGTAGTCGGATGTTGGAGAAGATCACACGGAAATGTCACAGCCACCGCAATACTTATGCTGATTGCctgtaaacaaatattttattcccaataaaaaaaaaaaaaaaaaaacataaaaataactaaaataaatatatatttaatatttaaataacaggCCTACTAAGTGCCGGTGGAATGGGACTTTGGCACGGTGTCGAGTActacgagaaagaaaaaatcgtaGGCGATGAATACTACCAACAATGGAGCAATGTGAGTTACCACAgcctaattatttatttaaatatataatatatacatacattacacatataataaaataataatgcatATATGTGTTGAGAGAGAAATTATATACGGGAAGTCGACAGTGATCAGTGAAAATAAGAAACTTATTGTGAGTAAACTTTTGAGTACTGCATATATATGCAAGTTAacattctatatatattataaatatatatagcaaAGTAAACAATGTGAATATCGAAAATTTCTCACGAGTCATTGCACGTCCCGGATATTTTCTCTAATTTCATCttgatataaatgtatatacttTCCTGTTCGGATTGCGCTTTTCATGCGCTACTTTCAGATGTCATTATTCAAGTGGTTTCCAGACCAGTAAGCCAATCTTGTCACCTAGACAACTTAGTGCTGGTCactgttatatatttatatatatttatatataaacgagaataaaagataaaagatGTATTgagttaaaagtaaataatttttttgtaaaacagGTGTTGAAGAATAATGTTGCCCAGTGGTATGACTGGTCATTTTATTTAGCCTGGCTTGGAGTCGCAACGTGTCTTGCGACAATGACTCTTTTCTTGATAGCAGCATCATGTTTAAAGAAAGAACGAGCGCGCGAACAGGCTGCTaacatacaatatattatgccaggtgaaatattattttataaataaaactaatggATGTtcgttttttgttttattttttttgggataTCTTCCTCTCGCACACCTGGAACTTGTAGATCCTCAAGGAAAGCTCGCTAATCTCGTACGACTGGTCGTATGTGGTGGCTTGGGTCGGCGTCGGTTGGTCGCTGATCAGCGCTATATTATTTAGCGCTGCTGCGATTTGCTTGAAGGGCGAGAGAATTCGCGACGAGGCGATGAACATGCAGTACCTCATGCCTGGTACATACGTAACACTTTTGCTTCTACTAACTTATATTTTAGTTGAtggatattattattttaacaatagtcgggtcaaaaataaaactttatttagtCGAAATTTCCAGCCGTTtctcacaagacaaactcgactttttttacggatattaaatacattgccctatccaaaaattggtTACATGACTAAATAactaattcaaaatatctaatttaaaatatctgaCGACAAAAGATCTaatgacaaaatattttaatcaacgatCATAGTTTTTGGTTTTAGATCAGGTTTTAATTCTATTATGGTACAAGATATTTTTGGATTAGATCTAACTTCTTAGATATTTTGACGTTAGATATTTAGGGTCAAATATTTAGTCGTGACACCCCAAAAATTCCCGTATAATCCATTAGAATGGGTCAAAAGCTGCATAAAAATCAATACAAGTCTACAGGATTCTATGCGGCTTTTGACCCATTTGAGTGGATTCTgtgggaatttttggatagggtgAGTTTTTGTCTTCACtgtcttacttagtcacgatttaagacgaaaaagtcgaAATCAACTCGAAATTGGTTTACAcattttacactaaaaaatactGCTTACTTTTGACTTCGCTGAGCAAATCTACAGGGTTCCATACCTAATGAACttcgaaaatttgaactttggtaaatttgaattttgaataatttagtatttctttcatcaaaaataattttttttgatataattatgttttcattcattcatcatcatcatcaacatcatcatcaacatcatcatcaacatcatcatcaacatcatcatcaacataataaaagttcaaatttgcCGAAGTAAAAATGGTCAAGTTAAAATTGGCaaagttcaattttcaaagttcattAGGTCGGTCACCTTTATGGTTCCAAACctaatgaaattcaaaaatttaaacttctaCACTTTGAACTTGGCAATTTGAATTCTGAATAATTTAGTATTTCTTTCatcaagaataattttttttttattcatttattatcatcatcaacataataaaagttcaaattgtCAAGTTCAAATTGGTaaagttcaattttcaaagttcattAGGACGGTCACCAGTCTACAGTAAGGGgaataaataactatttttcgaTTTGGTTctgcaagtcaaaagtaaagTCAATGACTGTCGTGTTCAAAGTGaagattaataatttcaaactaagagagaaaaaattctaaaagttgacaaaaatttaattcaagtcgaaaaagtcgagatcttgtCAAAAAATCCTCGGCAAATCGAtgacttcaaaagaaaataaggagAAATAAacctaaatcaagttttatttttgacccgggtacaAATTACAATGTTTTGTTTTagacgaatattttttttctttcacttCCGGTACAAAGTTACTTTCTacaaatcagaaaaaaaattatcaagatttttcaaagaattttgaaattctctCATTTAAAAGTCATGAAAatcatgactttttttttaattatctaaaacTTAGGTACTATTTATAACATCGTCTTCTAATGGGGACTGATCTGTAAGAAATTGATTGGTCTTCGAAAATGTCATTTGCAACCGAACTGTAacttttcataattttctgaataaaattgatcttCTCTCCCTTTTAGAGCGTAAACTACTGAACATACAATGAAAATGTCAAGGAAAATGttgtgggaaatttaattttcttcaaaaaaagttctatgAGTCAAAGCACTAAACTCCATAGTTCACGAGTTACTGAAATTCtagtaatttgaaaaatataaaactaatggctttctttttttttagcgatatataaattttgatattaaaatctcAGTAACTCGTGAACTATAGACTTTAGCGTCTTAACTCATAGaggattttttaaagaaaatgaaatttcctacaaaatttatttgaactttTTTGTCGTATGTTCAGTAGTTTACGCCCTAAACGGAAaagaagataaattttattcagaaaACGATGAAAAAATTCCACTTCGGTTGCAGTGGACTTCGAAAACCAATCAATCAATTTCCTAAAAATCAGTCCCCATTATAAGACgatattataaattgcaactgagtcttataatttaaaaaaaaatcataaaaatttcatgatttttaagcgggaaaatttcaaaattttttagatcatTCGGGCTGGAATTAAAAGCCGAAACTtccagataattttttttctgttataaaaaataataattttctaccggaagtgaaaaaaaaatctttttcatCTAGAATAAAACACCCTAATgcatatttacaaaaaatagtttaagTGTAAAACAAAACTAATGGGCAATTTATTTGtagaaacttttttcattacaattgaaagttttttttatttaattttatcggtTATTAAGTAATTATGTTAATGTCCACCCATTGAACAAGTAGAGAAAACTCATCACTGTAATTAAAGtacagtataaataataaaataattcctaGTTAAATATATGCTGCTAATTTTTTCGACATTTCCGCCAAGTTTACTTAATATG from Microplitis mediator isolate UGA2020A chromosome 7, iyMicMedi2.1, whole genome shotgun sequence includes the following:
- the LOC130672250 gene encoding uncharacterized protein LOC130672250 isoform X2 gives rise to the protein MPCSAVTLSLATITGIIATALLAIAFSTDNWLYTEVKRAQIQQYASKNAEQSHVIEQMNSKYYYYTRTQGLFRICYPKERPPTVETYLSPVETHCMNVDYFIPDGENETRGFSEDAMTRLHMGRSIIALFILAFLAIFVAFWTGVVGCWRRSHGNVTATAILMLIACLLSAGGMGLWHGVEYYEKEKIVGDEYYQQWSNVLKNNVAQWYDWSFYLAWLGVATCLATMTLFLIAASCLKKERAREQAANIQYIMPVYPQKQQYAYAGYPAPAAYPGPYYHGSQYGPYNY
- the LOC130672250 gene encoding uncharacterized protein LOC130672250 isoform X1 is translated as MPCSAVTLSLATITGIIATALLAIAFSTDNWLYTEVKRAQIQQYASKNAEQSHVIEQMNSKYYYYTRTQGLFRICYPKERPPTVETYLSPVETHCMNVDYFIPDGENETRGFSEDAMTRLHMGRSIIALFILAFLAIFVAFWTGVVGCWRRSHGNVTATAILMLIACLLSAGGMGLWHGVEYYEKEKIVGDEYYQQWSNILKESSLISYDWSYVVAWVGVGWSLISAILFSAAAICLKGERIRDEAMNMQYLMPVYPQKQQYAYAGYPAPAAYPGPYYHGSQYGPYNY